From the Pangasianodon hypophthalmus isolate fPanHyp1 chromosome 17, fPanHyp1.pri, whole genome shotgun sequence genome, one window contains:
- the mmp30 gene encoding matrix metallopeptidase 30: MMDTAVLVLTLTACLVLCTGAPATSTVDQEKAEEYLKQFYSDPKAPSVSGRRVKVQDFETILKQMQEFFRLQVTGKLDTNTIEVMKKPRCGVSDVSNYGHFSGKPRWDKKTITYRITEYTPDLSQREVDATIAQAFKLYSDVTPLDFKQIYSGTADIMILFKARNHGDFYPFDGQGGVLAHAMSPGPNDGGDAHFDEDEKWTLSSAGVNLLLVAAHEFGHALGLDHSRDPSALMYPTYKYVNTHGYQLPLDDKQGIQALYGAHQSPNPQPQPKPQPQPNPQPGANPPARCNRDLVFDAATSISGELYFFKNDYYWKKSTLLKGIPQTLIRSTWPSITSVDAAYELRAKRVSFFFKGQYYWGVKATSILPGYPKHISQFGFPASVTKIDSAVHVVSTRRTLFFTGDKYWSFNENTGKMDAGFPKSIQVDFPGIGTKVDAAFENYGFLYFSDGARQTEYNYRTRTVNRVLLNYGWLNCY; the protein is encoded by the exons ATGATGGACACAGCCGTTCTTGTCCTGACACTCACAGCATGTCTGGTGCTTTGCACTGGAGCCCCTGCGACGTCCACAGTGGATCAGGAGAAAGCTGAG GAATACCTGAAGCAGTTCTACTCTGATCCCAAGGCTCCGTCCGTCAGCGGGAGACGAGTGAAAGTGCAGGACTTTGAGACCATCCTGAAGCAAATGCAGGAGTTTTTCAGGCTCCAGGTGACGGGCAAGCTGGACACGAACACCATCGAGGTGATGAAGAAGCCACGCTGTGGTGTTTCCGATGTTTCCAATTATGGACATTTCAGTGGCAAGCCCAGATGGGATAAGAAGACCATTACATACAG AATAACTGAGTACACACCAGATCTGAGCCAGAGGGAAGTGGATGCCACGATCGCTCAGGCGTTCAAGCTCTACAGCGACGTCACTCCGCTCGACTTTAAGCAGATCTACAGTGGCACGGCAGACATCATGATTCTCTTCAAAGCCAGAA ATCATGGAGACTTTTACCCATTCGATGGGCAGGGCGGTGTTCTGGCTCACGCCATGTCTCCTGGTCCTAATGACGGAGGTGATGCACATTTTGATGAGGATGAGAAATGGACTCTGAGCTCAGCAG GTGTGAACTTGCTCTTGGTCGCTGCCCATGAGTTCGGCCACGCGCTAGGACTGGATCACTCACGAGATCCCTCCGCTCTCATGTACCCTACATACAAATACGTCAACACTCATGGTTATCAGCTGCCTCTGGACGATAAACAAGGAATCCAGGCGCTCTATG GTGCTCATCAATCCCCAAATCCTCAACCGCAACCCAAACCACAACCTCAACCAAATCCACAACCAGGAGCAAACCCACCAGCACGATGCAACCGGGACTTGGTTTTTGATGCTGCAACCAGCATAAGTGGAGAGCTTTACTTCTTCAAGAATGA CTATTACTGGAAGAAAAGCACCCTGCTGAAAGGAATTCCACAGACTCTAATCAGGTCCACGTGGCCCTCCATCACGTCTGTCGATGCAGCTTACGAGCTCAGAGCAAAACGCGTCAGTTTCTTTTTCAAAG GTCAGTACTACTGGGGTGTGAAAGCGACCTCCATCTTACCCGGATATCCGAAGCACATTTCACAGTTTGGCTTTCCGGCATCAGTCACGAAGATCGACTCTGCTGTGCACGTGGTCTCAACGAGGCGCACTCTGTTCTTTACTGGTGATAAATATTGGAg CTTTAATGAGAACACTGGAAAGATGGACGCTGGTTTCCCCAAATCCATTCAGGTAGATTTCCCGGGTATCGGCACCAAAGTGGATGCTGCTTTTGAAAACTACG GTTTCCTGTATTTCTCTGATGGAGCCAGACAAACAGAATACAACTACAGGACCAGAACCGTGAATCGTGTGCTTCTGAACTACGGATGGCTGAACTGCTACTGA
- the LOC113544739 gene encoding collagenase 3, with amino-acid sequence MKMYYTTCFLIALVITVQSGPIPKQEEQDDAFAEAYLKKFYNLTSSNNKGRFSPMSLKLAEMQKFFGLTVTGTLDSNTLEVMKKPRCGVVDVGAYSTFGGDSKWQKTQLTYRIENYTPDMSVAEVDNSIERALQVWARVTPLRFTRIYSGVADIMISFGRGSHGDAYPFDGPSGTLAHAFAPSSGIGGDAHFDEDESFTFTSSSGFVLFLVAAHEFGHSLGLSHSSDPGALMYPTYTYRDPNTFVLPADDVNGIQSLYGPNPDKPVEPSKPDPPPVTPSTCDRTLVLDAVATLRGERLFFKDSFFWRLFGTNTVQQQLIKSFWPEAPDNVDAAYENTVQDRLYLIKNQTVWAFSAYDLVSGFPKSLSSLGLPVKVKKISAALYDQNTGKTLYFVDNNYYSYDENKKKMDIGFPKLVEHGFPGVTGKITAAFQYRGFTYLFSGTRIFEYSTSTKKVLRTLDNNYFLKC; translated from the exons ATGAAGATGTACTACACAACCTGCTTTCTCATTGCTCTGGTGATCACGGTTCAGTCAGGTCCAATACCAAAGCAAGAAGAGCAAGATGATGCTTTTGCAGAG GCTTACCTGAAGAAATTCTACAACCTCACTTCATCCAATAATAAAGGAAGATTCAGTCCGATGAGTCTCAAGCTAGCTGAGATGCAGAAGTTTTTTGGACTCACCGTGACAGGGACGCTGGACTCCAACACCCTGGAGGTGATGAAGAAGCCACGGTGTGGAGTTGTCGATGTGGGTGCGTACTCCACGTTCGGCGGAGACAGCAAATGGCAAAAAACCCAGCTGACCTACAG gaTTGAGAATTACACTCCCGACATGTCTGTGGCTGAAGTGGACAACTCTATCGAGAGAGCGCTGCAAGTCTGGGCTCGCGTCACTCCTCTGAGGTTCACCCGCATCTACAGCGGTGTAGCCGACATCATGATCTCCTTCGGGAGAGGAT CCCATGGTGATGCCTACCCATTTGATGGACCATCTGGCACTCTGGCTCACGCTTTTGCCCCATCTAGTGGCATTGGTGGAGATGCACATTTTGATGAAGATGAAAGCTTCACCTTCACTTCCTCTAGTG GATTTGTTTTGTTCCTGGTGGCTGCCCATGAGTTTGGTCACTCTCTGGGTCTGTCGCACTCCAGCGACCCCGGTGCCCTCATGTACCCGACATACACCTACAGAGACCCAAACACATTTGTCCTGCCTGCAGATGATGTCAATGGCATTCAGTCTCTCTATG GCCCAAACCCCGATAAACCTGTCGAACCCAGTAAACCCGATCCACCTCCAGTCACCCCGAGCACCTGTGACCGCACTCTGGTCCTCGACGCTGTGGCAACTCTGCGTGGAGAGAGGCTCTTCTTCAAGGACAG CTTCTTCTGGCGCTTATTTGGGACCAACACGGTCCAGCAGCAGCTGATCAAGAGCTTCTGGCCCGAGGCTCCAGATAATGTCGATGCTGCGTATGAGAACACTGTGCAAGACAGGCTCTACCTCATCAAAA ATCAGACAGTCTGGGCTTTCAGTGCTTATGACCTTGTGAGTGGATTTCCCAAGAGCCTTAGCAGCTTGGGTCTGCCTGTCAAGGTGAAGAAGATCAGCGCTGCTCTTTATGACCAAAACACTGGCAAAACATTGTACTTCGTGGACAACAATTACTACAG TTATGatgaaaacaagaagaagatgGACATTGGATTCCCCAAACTGGTGGAACATGGCTTCCCAGGGGTTACTGGGAAAATCACTGCTGCCTTCCAGTACAGGG GTTTCACCTACCTCTTCAGCGGTACACGTATTTTTGAGTACAGCACTTCTACCAAGAAGGTGTTGCGTACGCTTGATAACAACTACTTCTTGAAGTGCTAG
- the LOC113544717 gene encoding collagenase 3, protein MKTYYLLCVLIGLVFRVHSGPVLPSTVKGDEQFGKKYLKKLANMEEENKPSFGRKVSETSLKLGEMQQFFRLNVTGSLDAEMLEMMKEPHCRVPDVAAGKAKNYKWSTNKLTYRIENYTPDMSVAEVDDSIEKALQVWARVTPLRFTRIYSGVADIMITFTVGDHGDGSPFDGPNGVLAHAFGPASGLGGDTHFDDDETFTFKSNGYNLFLVAAHEFGHALGLDHSRDPGALMNARYTYRDVDSFVLPQDDVNKIQALYGSNPDKPDKPEPTAPPTPNACDPNLVLDAVTTLRGEMYFFKNKFFWRRQSQIPQTEQYLIKTFWPELPDNIDAAFENPSADLIYIFKSQKVWALSGYDVVNHMNISSFSLPAKVKKINAALYDDTGKTLFFVGKSYYSYDTNNKKMDKGYPKLVEERFPEITGKVTAAFQYSGFTYLFNGRNIFEFSDSTLMRVLGNYYFLQC, encoded by the exons ATGAAGACTTACTACCTGTTGTGTGTCCTCATTGGCCTGGTGTTCAGGGTTCACTCAGGTCCAGTACTGCCATCTACTGTGAAGGGTGATGAACAGTTTGGAAAG AAGTACTTGAAAAAATTAGCCAACATGGAAGAGGAGAACAAGCCATCTTTTGGGCGCAAGGTCAGTGAGACGAGCTTGAAGCTGGGTGAGATGCAGCAGTTTTTCAGGTTAAACGTGACAGGATCTCTGGATGCTGAAATGCTGGAGATGATGAAGGAGCCTCACTGCAGAGTTCCAGACGTGGCTGCAGGCAAAGCCAAAAATTACAAATGGTCTACAAACAAGTTGACCTACAG GATTGAGAATTACACTCCCGACATGTCTGTGGCTGAAGTGGATGACTCTATTGAGAAAGCACTGCAAGTCTGGGCTCGTGTCACACCTCTGAGGTTCACCCGCATCTACAGCGGTGTAGCCGACATCATGATCACGTTTACTGTTGGAG ATCATGGTGATGGCTCCCCGTTTGATGGACCTAATGGTGTCTTGGCTCATGCATTTGGCCCCGCTTCTGGCCTCGGCGGAGATACCCATTTTGATGACGATGAGACCTTCACTTTCAAATCTAATG GATACAACTTGTTCTTGGTGGCTGCCCATGAATTTGGACACGCCCTGGGCCTTGATCATTCCCGTGATCCCGGAGCTCTCATGAATGCAAGGTACACCTACAGAGATGTTGACAGCTTCGTTCTTCCTCAAGATGACGTCAATAAAATTCAGGCTCTCTATG GCTCAAACCCTGACAAACCCGATAAACCCGAGCCCACAGCTCCACCCACTCCTAATGCCTGTGACCCCAATCTGGTCCTGGATGCTGTTACAACCCTGCGTGGAGAGATGTACTTCTTCAAGAATAA atttttctgGCGCCGCCAATCTCAGATCCCTCAAACTGAACAATATCTGATAAAGACCTTCTGGCCTGAGCTTCCTGATAATATCGATGCTGCCTTTGAAAATCCATCAGCTGATTTGATATACATCTTTAAAA GTCAGAAGGTCTGGGCTCTCAGTGGTTATGACGTCGTGAATCACATGAATATCAGTAGCTTCAGCTTGCCAGCTAAAGTGAAGAAAATTAACGCTGCACTTTATGATGATACTGGAAAGACATTGTTCTTTGTTGGTAAATCATACTACAG CTATGACACAAACAACAAGAAGATGGACAAGGGTTACCCTAAACTGGTGGAAGAAAGATTCCCTGAAATCACAGGAAAGGTTACTGCAGCCTTCCAGTACAGTG GTTTCACCTACCTCTTCAATGGAAGAAACATATTCGAGTTTAGCGATTCAACACTGATGCGCGTGCTGGGAAACTACTACTTCTTGCAGTGCTAG